The nucleotide sequence TGTCGCGCACATGTAAGTGGGTAAACACACGTTGCTCGCCATGTTTTTCGACCCGTTTACGCTGCATGTGATAGAAAACGCCCAGTTCATCGAGCGCGATTGCAATCGATTGAGGCGACGCGGCAAACACATGGATATCAATGTCCGAGCCTTCGCGAATGCTGCCGGTCAGCACGCTGCCGATCAATTTGGGGTGAAACGGCGTCAGTTTTCGCAGCCACCATGCGGCCCGCAATCGCATCTCCAGCAGCCGTTTGGAATAGCCCTGGTCGCCTTCGCTGATTCGGGCCAGCAATTGCACTTGTTCGCGAATTTCGGCGTTGGTGGGCAAGTCGGCTGGTTTGATCCAGCCTCGATAGATTCGGCGAGCGGCTTTTTGTTTGGCAGTGAAGTACTCGCTACATTCACGCGAGTACATCAAGCGTGCCGCTTCCCAAGCAATCTGGCGGCGAAGTTTTGGCGATGACATTCAAAAGGTTTGGCGATGCAAACCGAGAAAGATCGAGCAACGAAGGGTCAGGTCACCTCTTCAGTCTTCGTCGTTTGGCCCCGAATGTCAAACGTTTTTCTGCAGGGCCCACCGCCCCAGGCGGTCCGTACTCCATTCTTCCCGTGCATCCACACGACATTTGTCATCTTTTTTTATGTTCGATAGGGGGGGGGGCATTAGTAATGGCGTCGCGATGATTGTAGCGATTAAAGGTTGCAAACCCGTGCGGCTGTATTATTTGGCACATTTGGCACGATAGATGTAGAGTCCATTCGTCCACCTTTCGAGACCTCGGGTAACTTTGCATGTTCCGATTTTTGACCACGATGACGCTGATCGTCTGTGTGACAACAGCACAAGCGGCATCCCCCATCCTTATTAACTCGTCTAATACGACGCTGACGCAAGCTGACGGAGGTAATGGTTATGCAACCGTTACGGTGGGGGCTGGCGAGTCGATCTCGGCGATCAATGTGAGTACCAACAGTAGCTATTTTCATATGGGGATGAGTGGAGGCGGTGAAAATTGGCACCGAGATTGGAACAACGAGATTGGCAATCTGCTGGATTTTGGAACCGCATCCACAGCTGACCCTGGCTCCTACATCTTCGACTGGGATTTGTATTCTGGTGAATTCACCATCAACTTCATCTTTGAGCTGCCCTCGTTTGAAGCGGGCCAATTGCTCGGCAGCACCTCGCAGGCTCAGTTCCAGAACCAAAACTATCAGTTCCAATCGCTGAGCCGTCAAATCACCGGCATGGCAGGTAGCTTCGCTGGCGGTGCAGGCTCGATGGACCATGTCACGCTCACTGCTCCGCCACGTACCTCTAGCGGTGATTACGCACCGGTTAGTCTGGTCAGTTACGAGGAACCGGCCGTCCAGCAGATCAGCTACCGAAGTGCGCCGCTGACGCGAGGCGGTTGGGGTGGTTGGATGCAAGGCTACGGGATCGGCGGCAGCGCCGATGGCCATCTCGGAGTGGCGGGATTCGACTACGGTGCCGCAGGCACGCAACTGGGGCTCTTCCGCCACGTTGATGCTCATACGATGGTGGGCTTCTATGGCACGTACGGCTATCAAAACGTCAGCACGGACAACGGTTCCGAAGCGGACGTCAACAGCGGGATGATTGGCACATTCTTGCACCGCAACGATCACGATGGCAACTACTACACGTTGGCCGGCAACGCGGCGTACGACGACTACGACACATCCCGCATCGGTGGCATCACCGGCAACTTTGACGGCGTGCAAACTGGCACCTACCTGGAACGCGGTTGGAATCGCACCCTCGGTGGCGTGAAGGTTCAACCCAATGTTGCCCTGCAATACGTGTGGGTCCACCAAGACGACCATGTGGAGTCCGGTGGAGCATCGATCGACGATGTCGATGCCCATTCGCTCCGCAGCATGGTTGGCTCGAACTTTTATGGCAACCGTCACCTGAACGGCTATTACGGTTGGCGTTGGACACCCAATGCCCGGGCTTCGTGGATGCATGAGTATCTGGATCCATCGACCAGCGTCACCGGCACCCAGAGCGGATCGAGTTTTGCAACCAACGGCTTGGACCTGGGCCGCGACTGGGCATTGGTAGGCATCGGGTTGCAAGGCAATCGCAACGCGGCGCTAACGCTATACGGCAACTATGATCTGCAGGTCAACGACCGTAGCCAATTCCACACCGGCAGCGCCGGCGTGGTTTGGACGCGATAAGAGAGCGTCATTCGGGCCAGCAAATACAATGAAAAACCGAACGCCACGCCGACATCGTCGAATCGTTAGAGAAACGTTGTTCAAGCTGGCGCAGAATCGAGATCAAACTGGCTGGATCAGTCACGAAGTGACGACAGGCAATAGCCACGGACGCGAGTCCGTGGTTGACGGCCGACCCGGATTGGGACAGTCGCAACGCGACGACATGTGTCATTACCGAACGATTGCATTGCCTTGAACAGACAGAAAACATTCAGGCTGCACCTAGCGTCAAATTTGCTGGCGGGCACCAATCACCGGTCATTTTTTAATCTTCCATTTTTTAACCTCGCTTACCTGCCAATCGGCATCGGCACGATGCAAGCGACTGGCACGGCCGAGATCATTCTCGATCGTGAGCCAATGCAATACGACCTAGCGCGGAGTAACAGGAGGTTAAAAGATGGGGTGGTAAAAAAATCCGAGCGGCAAGCTTACCTCGTTGAATCCTTTGAGGAAACTTTGTTCAAGCTGGGGCAAGTACGAGATTGATCCGTCTGACGCGTTCGCCGAAGGATTTCGACCACTTACCACATTGTCTCTTTGGTGAGTTCTCACGCTAGCGATTTCAGTTGAAACCCGAGGTTGCCCCAGTCGCGAAGCGTCTCCAAAGTAAGTGCGATGTCCCCAGACGTTTTTTCTCCCTAGCGATTTGCTCTGTCTCCCGGTATTAGTCCCCAGGCATTAGGCATTAGGCATTAGGCATTAGGCATTAGGCATTTCCGTCCCCAGGCATTTCTGTGGGGGACGCCGGTAACTTCGGATTACAATTGCATGTGGCATCCCGTTTGTCTTTTTGGCATAGCAGCCGTAGAAGAGTTCGGTACTGAATCCGTGGATTGCAGATGGAGTGGTTCCAGCCATCGTCAGACCGAGTTGATTGGTCCTGTGCGGGGAAAAAATTGCATCTTTGGGTTGCCAAGTTAAAGAAATTGCAAAGGCCTGCGACTGGGGCTTTGTCTGTCGAAAGAGATCTCTGGAAAGTACACCTCGCTGAGCGAAAGATAAAATTATGACGAACCGTATGCAGTGTTGCCGGGTTTTCGGGTTGGTCGTTTTTATCGCGTGCGGGTTAGGGCTGCCTGCAGACACGTTGCAAAATTGCTGGGGGCAAGACGTACCCGAGGATGTCGCGACAGATGCTCAAGGACAGCAAACGGAGCCGACCAAGGCCCTATTGATTGAAACCTTGAACAAGGTCTTGAGCCTGCTGGAAAAGGAAGATTACGTTTCCGCATCGGCGCATTTTGTACTGCCACCGAATTTTCGCCCCGAGATGTTGGATGGATTTATCAAACGAAGCGAAATTTCGCGGGCGGGGATTGAGGTGTTAGCACAGGACGGGGTGTTTGGTAACGCCGAACAGACCTTCGGCGCCGAACGAGCGGCCAGCCATGCAGAACGTGCCAAAGTCGATCGCGAGCAGTGCTATGGTTTCTATCACACTACCGAAGATGCGACCGGCGAGGTGATGGCGTTTTGGGACGGTTCAGGATTCCGAATTGTGCGGCTAGATGACGTTGGGAAACTGTCCGCAACCAGCGGCGGCGCGGATCCTGAACCTGCTAGTCCCAGCACGAAAGCGTTGCCCAATATGGCTGCCAACCTAGCCACAAAGGATGCCGCCGCGGTACCCGTCGGGGATCTGGCAGCCATCGCGCAGCGGTTGCCGGAATTGGAGTCGGCCACGACCGAGAACCCGCTGGACGTCGCTGCTCGAGCGAACTACGCAATGGCGCTTTATCAAATCGGAAACTTCCCGCAAGCCTGGACTCAGTTGCGGGTTGCGGCAAAGCTTGATCCGAAGCATGCAGGAGTCGCTAAAGGGTTGGCGGCTCTGTTCAGCAAATTTGAATCGATGGCTGTTTTTACGGTGGGTGTCCAACCCGAAACCGTCACCGGGTTGTTGGGCGAGCCCGACCAGGTTGTCGATTTAGGGAACGATCGCGAACGTTATGTGTATGCGTTCTACGCGGTCGATTTCCGCGATGGACGCGTTCATGAAGTGATCGATTTGCGCAATGCAACCGAAGCGATGTTTCGCCCCACAGAAATCGTCTCGGTTGATTTGGATGGTCGTGGATGGATTTGTGGCATTCGCAATAAAGCCGATGGGCAAGTCACGGCTCGGTATTACTTGCCTGGAGAAATGATTTCCAACTGGACGGAACAGGTCGAAGTCCAACGGATTTTGGGGGCGGCCAGCATCGGAACGATCAAAGAGATTGCGGCAAAATTCATCGCCCAGGTCAAAGCGATCCAACCGAAAATGGAGTACCAGATCTTAGACGTCCAGGACGACTCCGTGATCGTTGCTCTCGAACTACCGGGCAGCCCTTCGTTTGCCAAACGTCATCAATTGGTCCGGCTGTTCAAGGCCAACGACGACGTGCACCGTCTGGCTTACTCGCTGAAGGTCGACCAGCCATCCGATGAAACCAAAAAGAAATGGTTTGCGATCATGAAGTCGGCATCGCTGGAAGCGGTAACGAAATAGACGATCGATTTTCAATCGAGTGGATTACATCACTGTACCTGAGTCCCAGAGAGACATCGCACTTCCCCGACGCACCAGGGTTTACCGCGATAGGACTGTGTTTGAAAACGAGGCGAACATTGGACGGTGGCCAAGCTCCATCGACTAGAGCTCGCGGCGACATCGAGAAACATGTGACATCGAGGGACATCGCATTTTTCTGGCGTGTCCTGGACGGGCAGAAAATTTCAAGGCTGCCCGACACCAATCCCGACACCAATCCCGCACCAATCCCGCACCAATCCCGGTCATTTTCTAATCTTCCATTCTTTAACCTTGCTTACCCGCTAATCGGCATCGGCACGATGCAAGCGACTGGCACGGTCGAGATCATTTTCGATCGTGAGCCAACGCAATACGATCTTGCGCGGAGTAAAAGGAGGTTAAAAGATGGGAGGATTAAAAAATCCGAGCAGCAGACTTACATTGTCGAATCCTTTGTAGCGATAGATTCTGGCTCCAGGCATTCCCGCTGGATGAAAAGGAGATCCGCGTTGCATGACGGCTATTGGAGGCTAGCGGAAGTCGTAGAGGATTTCGAGTTCCGCAGCGAGGGCACGAAACGCTGGATCCGTTCTGCTACGTCCGCAAACGAGAGTGGATCTACGCCTGCGGCAGTCGCAACGTAAAGGTGCTGCCCTTGCCCAACTTGCTTTCACACTCGAGCGATCCGCCCAGCGATTTTGCGATGCGGCTGGCAATCGCAAGTCCCAACCCGTTTCCAGTAATCCCCGCACCTCGGGCTTCGGCCGTTCGAAAGAAGGGATCAAAGATTGAAGCAAGATCACCTTGGGCGATGCCGGTTCCTGAATCCGAAACGCGAATCACAACTTGACCCTGCTCGCAGCTAGCCGCCACGGTAACACGCGTTCCCGACTGACTGTACTTCAACGCGTTGGAAACCAAATTGTCCAAAACACGCGACAACAACGACGCCGGAGCAGCGATTTGCGTGTCGTCATCGAGTTGGTTATCCAGCTCCAAATCGGCTTGACGAGGAACGTGCGGTCGCGAGTCCCAGTGCGAATCGAGCCACTCGGAAATGACCCATGATTCGCTTCGCGGCAGCACCCCATCCTCGTCGCTGCGGGCGAGAAACAACAACGACTCGACGATCTCTTGTAGCGAGATCGTTTGCTTTCGCAGCAACTGCAGGTTCGACGTGTATTCCGCTTCGGTTCGCGTTCGTCGCAAGGTGATATCAATGTGTCCAAGCAACACGGTCAGCGGCGTTCGCAGTTCGTGCGCCGCATCGCCCGCAAATCGTCGCTGCTGCTCAAACGCGATTTGTTGCCTATCGAGCAGTCGATTGAATACGGTTCCCAGGTTGGACAATTCGTCTTTCGACGGATGGACGGGAAGCCGTGTTTGAAAATCGGCACCAGCGATTTTTTGTGCTTCGCCTGACATCTTGGTTAGCGGTCGCAATGCCTGAGCTACAATCCAGCGTCCCAGTGCTGCGATGGTGAGCCACGCGGCGAGCGGAACGAGAACCACTAACCAGCCCAGACGGGCAACCGTTTGGTCACGCTGCATTGTGGGCCGACCGACCATCATCAACAGTTCATCAAATTCATCCAGTTGGCGATCGACACGCTGGGGGTTGGGAGCAATCAGACGCTGATAAAATAAGGTTTGGTGCGATGGGGGATCGTTCAACGTGAACGTCTTCTGTGGCTCGGGAGCTGAGCTCGCGATCTTCATTGCCCGAGCCGTAAACGGATCGTCGGCGTTGGTCGATTTTTCGACAACGAAGTTTCCATCGCCAATCACGATCCAGCGCAACGGGTCGGACGGTTCGCTGGAACCGAGTGCGATCGAATGCTCGAGCGGTTGCCATTTCACCTCGGTCTCTTCGACCTCGGCGGCTGCAACGAGCGAATCCAGCGAGGCACGCAACTGATGTTCAAACTGATAGTCAATGTGATTTCGGGCTAGCGAGTAGAACACCAACGAATAGATGCCCAGCGCGATTGCTAGAGTCGCCAGGAAGAAGGCGGAAACGCGTGTGGTCAATTTCATTTCGTGTCGCCTTGAGACGGCTGCGCCGCGATCTGAGATAGGCTTTTAGCGTGTCGTTTCGAGATAATGGTTGGTCGAAAGCCTATCGCAACTCAACTTCCGCTTCGGCCATCAAAACGCATCCACGGCTCGCGTCACAGATTGCCTGACTCCAAGATATACCCTTGTCCTCGGCGTGTTTGAATGACACGCGGTCCCCACTTTTCCAGCTTGCGACGCAAATCCTTGACATGCACTTCAAGCGTATTGGAAAGCCCATCAAAGCTTTCGTCCCAAACGGTCTCGTAGATTCGCGTTCGCGAGAGGACACGCCCGGGATGCCGCAGGAACATGGTCAACAAAGACAACTCTTTGGCCGTCAAGTCGAGTGGCACGTTTCGGCGAGTGGCCTTTTGCAGTGCCAAGTCGATGCTGATGTCCTGGTAATCTAAATGCAGTGAGTCGGATTGGTTGGGGCGCCGGAGCAATGCGCGCACGCGGGCCAGCAATTCCTCGAACGCGAATGGTTTGGTCAGATAATCGTCCGCTCCGGCGTCCAGCCCAGTTACTCGTTCGTTGACGCCATCGCGTGCGGTCAGAAACAGTACGGGGGTGGTCCGGTTTTTTTGCCGGAATCGTTGCAGAATTTGAATGCCGTCCTCACCTGGAAGCCACCAATCCAACAAAACCAAATCCCAGGTTTCGGACTGCAATCGCAGCCAAGCGTGCCGCCCATCCGCAACGTGCTCAGCGACGTAGCCCTCCTCCGTTAGGCCGCGAACCAAAAAATCCGCGATCCCAGGTTCGTCTTCAATCACTAATATGCGAATGCTCATTGTTCGGTTTTACCTATCCTCGATGTTTCGGCAACGGCATCATCCTCTTTGACCCCTTGGATGGGAAGCGGTTCCTTGGGCACCCGTCGAAGCCTGACATCAGCAATGATCGCTTATAGCGATAAGCGGCAGTTAAACCCTGGATAAAGAAAACTTTAGGTACAAGATAAAGTTGATTTTATCCACCATTCAACGTCCGTTTTCGGTGAACAGGAATGATCGGTTCGTGCTTGGTCGTTGCCAGGCAACGGCACCACCATTTCTCCCCCGGCCGACTCCGAACCGGATACCGCGTTCGAACCATGCCTTGCCGATCATCAGTCGCTCCTCTAAAGACCCATCAAGAGTCTCGCAACCATACCCTGATTCCACTTCATCTTTGTGGCGGGCGTTTCCACACGCTCGGCCGATCGAATCGTTTCGTTCGGTTGCTGCGGTTTGACCAGCCGAATGCAGTCGTGGAGTGTCATCGACATCGCGTCCTTATTTCGCGGGTCAGAGGTTTGGGCGAAGAAGTTTCGGATCGCGGTTTTGATCGAACGTTGCATGGTTTACTTCTTTCATCGGAGGGTTTGCAAAACCGCGTTGGTGCGGTTGACGCGGGCGTGGTGTCAGCGTCCGAAAGAAGTATCGTGTCGGCAGTTAAGAGCACCCTGAAGCAAAGATGAAATCGACTTCATCATACGGGAAATGTGAGGCGGCCGATGCTGCCGCGTCGCTTTACTCCATCGCATTCAATGTCTGATTGTCCACAAACGTCGGCCAAGCCGACATCGTCGAACCGTTTATCGACAAATGGTTCAAGCCGGGGCGAGATCGAGATTGAGCTGGCTGGCAAAATCGCATTGCGGTTGGTTTTCGACGTCGCTCGCATTCCTGTTTCCCTGGGCCGTCTACGATTTGCTTGAATGAAATATCTTGGCTTGGTTGGGTAACAATTGATTGACGGTGACTTGCTCGACCGAGGACTCCGGTAGCGAGTCGAGCAGCAAATTGCCTATGGGCTCGATGGTGATCGGCGCGGCACCCGTTTCGTCGGAGGTGAGTCGCGAGTAGACCGTCGCGGTCTCGCTTCCGTGCTGATAACGGATCACGTGTAAACTCGATTCACTGTCGTAATGCGTTTCAATGTTCGCATCGCTCAATAGTCCCGTCGCTCGCCACTGTTTCCTCAGTTTGATCAGCGATTGGTACCAGTGCCACATACTCAGGTTTCCGTCCTC is from Novipirellula galeiformis and encodes:
- a CDS encoding autotransporter outer membrane beta-barrel domain-containing protein — translated: MFRFLTTMTLIVCVTTAQAASPILINSSNTTLTQADGGNGYATVTVGAGESISAINVSTNSSYFHMGMSGGGENWHRDWNNEIGNLLDFGTASTADPGSYIFDWDLYSGEFTINFIFELPSFEAGQLLGSTSQAQFQNQNYQFQSLSRQITGMAGSFAGGAGSMDHVTLTAPPRTSSGDYAPVSLVSYEEPAVQQISYRSAPLTRGGWGGWMQGYGIGGSADGHLGVAGFDYGAAGTQLGLFRHVDAHTMVGFYGTYGYQNVSTDNGSEADVNSGMIGTFLHRNDHDGNYYTLAGNAAYDDYDTSRIGGITGNFDGVQTGTYLERGWNRTLGGVKVQPNVALQYVWVHQDDHVESGGASIDDVDAHSLRSMVGSNFYGNRHLNGYYGWRWTPNARASWMHEYLDPSTSVTGTQSGSSFATNGLDLGRDWALVGIGLQGNRNAALTLYGNYDLQVNDRSQFHTGSAGVVWTR
- a CDS encoding sensor histidine kinase, giving the protein MKLTTRVSAFFLATLAIALGIYSLVFYSLARNHIDYQFEHQLRASLDSLVAAAEVEETEVKWQPLEHSIALGSSEPSDPLRWIVIGDGNFVVEKSTNADDPFTARAMKIASSAPEPQKTFTLNDPPSHQTLFYQRLIAPNPQRVDRQLDEFDELLMMVGRPTMQRDQTVARLGWLVVLVPLAAWLTIAALGRWIVAQALRPLTKMSGEAQKIAGADFQTRLPVHPSKDELSNLGTVFNRLLDRQQIAFEQQRRFAGDAAHELRTPLTVLLGHIDITLRRTRTEAEYTSNLQLLRKQTISLQEIVESLLFLARSDEDGVLPRSESWVISEWLDSHWDSRPHVPRQADLELDNQLDDDTQIAAPASLLSRVLDNLVSNALKYSQSGTRVTVAASCEQGQVVIRVSDSGTGIAQGDLASIFDPFFRTAEARGAGITGNGLGLAIASRIAKSLGGSLECESKLGKGSTFTLRLPQA
- a CDS encoding response regulator transcription factor, which translates into the protein MSIRILVIEDEPGIADFLVRGLTEEGYVAEHVADGRHAWLRLQSETWDLVLLDWWLPGEDGIQILQRFRQKNRTTPVLFLTARDGVNERVTGLDAGADDYLTKPFAFEELLARVRALLRRPNQSDSLHLDYQDISIDLALQKATRRNVPLDLTAKELSLLTMFLRHPGRVLSRTRIYETVWDESFDGLSNTLEVHVKDLRRKLEKWGPRVIQTRRGQGYILESGNL
- a CDS encoding tetratricopeptide repeat protein, with protein sequence MTNRMQCCRVFGLVVFIACGLGLPADTLQNCWGQDVPEDVATDAQGQQTEPTKALLIETLNKVLSLLEKEDYVSASAHFVLPPNFRPEMLDGFIKRSEISRAGIEVLAQDGVFGNAEQTFGAERAASHAERAKVDREQCYGFYHTTEDATGEVMAFWDGSGFRIVRLDDVGKLSATSGGADPEPASPSTKALPNMAANLATKDAAAVPVGDLAAIAQRLPELESATTENPLDVAARANYAMALYQIGNFPQAWTQLRVAAKLDPKHAGVAKGLAALFSKFESMAVFTVGVQPETVTGLLGEPDQVVDLGNDRERYVYAFYAVDFRDGRVHEVIDLRNATEAMFRPTEIVSVDLDGRGWICGIRNKADGQVTARYYLPGEMISNWTEQVEVQRILGAASIGTIKEIAAKFIAQVKAIQPKMEYQILDVQDDSVIVALELPGSPSFAKRHQLVRLFKANDDVHRLAYSLKVDQPSDETKKKWFAIMKSASLEAVTK